Part of the Mycobacteriales bacterium genome, GATCTATGAGATGCGGCTGCTGCTGGAGCCACGCGCTGCCTATCGGGCGGCGACCCTGATGAGGAAGGTGGAACACCGGCGGTTGCGCGAGGCGTTGACCGCGTTGCGGCGGGTCACCGATGTCCTGAACAACCCCCGCGAGCACCTGCGATGCGACGCCGCTTTCCATCGCGTCATCCTGCAAGCCTCGGGAAACCGGCGATTGGCAAACTACGTCGATTCGCTGCGTGACCTGCAGATGATTCGAGGCGCTTCCACCGCGGACAAGACCCGGCCATTGTCTGACGTCGTCGCGGATCACGAGGCGATCTACCGGCACATCGTCGCCGGCGACGCGCCGGGCGCCGCCCACGAGATGCACCAGCACATCCTGCTGACCTGCAATCTGCTGATCGAGCAGGAGACCGGCGCCGCCTCGGTGCTGCTCGGTCCGCCCTGGCCGGCGCCCGCGGATACCGAGCCCCTCACCTAAGGCCTTCGCGCGCCTTTGGCGGCGCATCGCTGGCGAAG contains:
- a CDS encoding GntR family transcriptional regulator; amino-acid sequence: GVASVEIEPLPAPAPSLEEEIYRRLRDLIVSGDLVPGALYSMNELATQLRVSRTPVAQAVTRLVDHGMVRVEHRRGMRILETSTHDLAEIYEMRLLLEPRAAYRAATLMRKVEHRRLREALTALRRVTDVLNNPREHLRCDAAFHRVILQASGNRRLANYVDSLRDLQMIRGASTADKTRPLSDVVADHEAIYRHIVAGDAPGAAHEMHQHILLTCNLLIEQETGAASVLLGPPWPAPADTEPLT